The Anabaena sp. PCC 7108 region TGATAAACAGTTAATTCTGCTCTTTGAATATCTGTTCCGTAGCGGTTAGGATCATAGTTAAAAGGAATTTTTGCTAAGACTTTATCAATATTTTCTATATTTTTATTACTAAAATATATTGGCGTTCCTAATGGATTTTCTAGAGATATAACTTCATCAAAAACTAAATCTTGAGCAAAAGGAACAATGTAAACAGAATCTCCAGGTTTGAGGCTGTCTTCAACTATCTGACGTAAGCGAATACGTCCTTGGTCATTTAAACCCACACTTTCCGTTACATCAATGGCTAAAACAACATCACGTTTACCCCCACCCAAGAGGGATACTAACTGTAAGCCATTTTTTTGTGTGTCAGTCAGTGGTTGTCCAGGGAGAATTTTTGTTATATTCACAAATTATATATACGGTTTATTCTGTATTTTATCTGACAATTGCCATTGATGAAAGCGCATTGTGTCAAAAAAATAATATTTACGATTAAAAATTCTTTTATGTTTTTTTATTTCTTTCTTGCCTTACTTAAAATAGAAAATAGTTAATAGTGAGGTAAAAACCTTGATCTTGTAAGGTTTCATCACTTGCTTTCACATCGATGAGGGGGATACCATAATCTAAACGCGCATTTAACTTATCGCTCATTTGCCAGATTAACCCTAAACCTGTACCTAATAAATTATTTGATTGGGAATTTGCTTTTTCTCCCGCATAGTTCCACCCTACCCCAAAATCAAGGAAGGGTGCTACCTGTAAAACTCCTTTTGCTTCTGGTATACGCAGAATAGGAATACGTAATTCTGCTGAGGCGATCGCACCGTTATCTGTTAAGATTAAGTCTTGACGATAGCCTCGCACGCTTCTAACTCCACCAATTCCGATCTGTTCTAGAGATAGTAATGAATCTGTGGATATCTGAATATCGGAACGCAGAATTAACAAGGTTTCTGGTGCTAATGAACGCACATATTGCCCTTGTCCTCTCCAGGCAAAAAAGCGGCTATCTGGTGCATTATTATTTACTGTAGCACCAAAAATATCTGTACCTAAAGAAAATTGCGATCGCGCTGCTAAAACTTGACGAGGACTCCTTTGCACATATTCTTGAAAAAACCGCAAACTGGAAACGCTGGTTTCTCCCTGATTATTCGCTCCTGGAGATAGGGGAAATCCCTCTTTTAACAGGGAAGTTTGGCTTTCTTGTCGGGAAAAAGTTAACCCTAATGCTATTTCTTGATTTGGTTTTTGAATAATGGGTTGACGATATGTGAGTTCATAAGTGCGTGATTTTCCCGCAATATCTAGGCGATTAAATGGCTGTTCAATCACGTTAGTATTAGTTACACCTGCTGTAAATTCAATTGTGCCATTGTGGGCATTGATGGGTAAAGTATAATTAGCATCAAAGGCATTACTCCCATCACTGTTTGTATAAGATAACTCTAATCCATCACCCCAACCAAGTAAATTGCCTTGATTAATTTTAATACCCCGTCGTAAACTACCCACGCTGGGAGAACGATTGTTATCCATAAATATTTCACTAGTAAGTGTATCTGCTTCTTTGACTCGCACTTGTAACCGACTTTGTTGGGGACGACTTCCGGCTTGGAGTTCAGCAGAAATATTCGCAATTAGGGGGTTGAGTTGCAGTATTTGTAAGGCTTCTAATAATTTGTTGCGGTTGAGGGGTTTTTTAGTGGCAATTTCTAAACGCGATCGCAGATAATTAGCATTGAGGCGACGATTACCGATAATCTGAATTTCTATTAATTCCCCTTCGATAATCCGAATTTTTACCACTC contains the following coding sequences:
- a CDS encoding ShlB/FhaC/HecB family hemolysin secretion/activation protein — encoded protein: MEITDYIVQRPDPVIPKNREFSPIQPKKSLPTPLETNPPTLQPGNILPQIPGTIRVEGFEFEGNTAFSNRQLAEVTKPFTDREITFAELIAVETAVTQKYVEAGYINSGAVILANQSFPRTGGVVKIRIIEGELIEIQIIGNRRLNANYLRSRLEIATKKPLNRNKLLEALQILQLNPLIANISAELQAGSRPQQSRLQVRVKEADTLTSEIFMDNNRSPSVGSLRRGIKINQGNLLGWGDGLELSYTNSDGSNAFDANYTLPINAHNGTIEFTAGVTNTNVIEQPFNRLDIAGKSRTYELTYRQPIIQKPNQEIALGLTFSRQESQTSLLKEGFPLSPGANNQGETSVSSLRFFQEYVQRSPRQVLAARSQFSLGTDIFGATVNNNAPDSRFFAWRGQGQYVRSLAPETLLILRSDIQISTDSLLSLEQIGIGGVRSVRGYRQDLILTDNGAIASAELRIPILRIPEAKGVLQVAPFLDFGVGWNYAGEKANSQSNNLLGTGLGLIWQMSDKLNARLDYGIPLIDVKASDETLQDQGFYLTINYFLF